The Pseudanabaena sp. ABRG5-3 genome includes the window GAAATCTTGCCATCAGGTTAGACGGATAAGCAATATCAAGCCTTGATGAGATAATTTGCATAAGAAGTGTCGAACCAGACCGAGGAGTCCCAAGAATTATCAATACAGGATGCGCTGAAGTCTTCCTATTTTCCAATTGTCTCTGAAGAGGTAGCAGAGAATTATTTATCAATTCAATCAAAGCTTCTTCTTCTTCATTTTTTAAGAACTGGGGCAGTCTTTTTTTAGCATCAAATGAAGAGCGTTGTATATAATTATTGGAAGAGTTGTCAGACATAAATAGTAGTTCACTTTTAGTTACTGATGTAGTGCAGAAAAAGGTAAAACGTAGAAGTAAGGATATTCACGAAGTAAATCTTCTTTAGACAGATTTAAAATACTATTGTCTATTAGGTTAGTATAATAATTATATTTTAGATCGTGCGTTCCCCATCTTTTTTTAAATTGATAAACTCCAGTTTGAGATAACCATGTTCCTCCCCAATTCCAATACTTACATTTTCTTTTGGTTGCATCTTTCATTGCTGAATGAATCAAGAGGCTCATCGGTTGATCAATTCTAAATTCAGCCTTAGTAACTGGAGTATAATATTCGGCAGTTTGATTGTAGAAAAACACGAGAAGAGCAGCAACTATAATATCATTTTTATGAGCTGTATAAACTCGGTAATGCTTATCGTACTCAAAAGTTTTATATATTGATTGAAATATCTCCAATGGCTTATGCATTCCTCCCACAGCCATAATATTCTCATGATGTATATCAAACAAAAACTGCATTACTTCTAAGGAACCAGAATGATCGATTTTTATTCCAGCCTTTTCCGCTTTTCTCACACAATTTCGGGTTTTTTGATGATAAAGCCCTTTAAGATGATCATCTAGATCTTCCTCTATCAAATTCCAGCTAGGAAGATAAACAATCTGACCAATACGTTCATCTTGAAAACTGAATTTTAGGTTTTCGGAGTAAAAATTTAGTTGTTCTTCCTGATCTAATGGACTAGATATTAAAGTATGTGCAATAACAGATTCTGCATTAACAATTGAGTTAAACGCTTGTATCAATTCAATTCTGACTTTATCTAAACTAATAACTTGCTCAGAAATCAACAATCCACCATTGCTCCCATAAAAAGGCAATGAATTTGCAATATTACCAAATTGTGTGTTGTACTTAATAAAGAAAGGTAATACCCCAACTAATTGGCTATTTTCATATGCTAAAAGATAATAGTCTTTCGTATTATCTAGTATGCCCCTCAAAAAATTCCGATAAACTAGCGAAGAATAAATCAAAGTTTTGTCCATCGAATAGAGAAATGACTCATAGATTTCCTCTTGCTCTGTTGATAAAAGCTGTATTTGGATTGCCATAAGATTTAATAACGATCAGAATATTAAGTAATAACGATTCAAAAAGATTGTTGACAAGCCTCTATAACAGATCTCATTTGACCATTATTGAGTGCTGGATATATTGGAATTGAGATTGTTTCTTCAAATAATCTTTCAGCGGAGGGAAATTGGTTGCTGTCAGATTTATACATCCTATGTAACAAAACGTCAACGCCGCGTCTAACTTGAATTCCTTTTTGAGATAACTCTTGCTGAACCATCTCAAAATCACGGCTAGATCTGACGGGAAACCGAAAAAAGATACTCTTGTTTCTTATTTCATAAGGTAGAAGAATATCCAAAGCAGCTAATTCCTCAAAATAATATGCCGCAATTTCTCTTCGTCGTTGTAAAAAATCTTTGTAACGAAGTAGTTGATTTAGCCCTAATGATGCTTGCATATCAGACATAGGAGACATAAAACGGTGAAGAGTTGTCAGTTTTTCTCCTTGTCGAATTGCAAGGATTTTGGCAATAAGGTTTGAGTCTTTACAACCAACTACCCCTCCTTCCGCTGTGGTTAAGCATTTGGTAGCTTGGAATGAAAAAACAGCTAAATCACCAAAAGTCCCTACTTTTTGGTGATTTAGCTCTGCTCCAAGAGACTGGCAGCAATCCTCAATAATTGGAATCTGTAAGTTTTTCAATTGCGCTACATCAACGGGTATGCCAAACACATGTACTGCAATAATTGCACCTGTATGCTTTGTGATTTTTGCAGTGACAGTTTCCGCTGTCATAACCCAATTCGGACCAATATCACATAAAACTGGTGTTGCACCTACTAATATTACTGCTTCTAGAACTTGAGGACAAACGTAAGTTGGAAGAATCACCTCATCTTTGAACCGAATCTCTAAAGCTAGAAGTGCTAAGACTAATGCTGCCGTTCCACTAGAAGTTGCCACGCAATAAGGAAGAGTAGTGTAAAGCGATATTTGTTCCTCAAACTCAGACACTTTAGAGCCTTGAGCAATCATTCCAGTTGATATAGTTACATTAACTGCTTCTAGATCTTTATCAATAATCCATGGTTTTGAGTGTGGAATATTCATGTAGGAATGGTTGTTTTGAGTGTAAAAATTCTTGCTTCGAACCGAAATGCAAACAGTTTTTTATTTTTTGATTTTTTTTATTTTTTGATTAATGATATTTTGGAATCAAGTTAATCTTACTGATTCATAACTGGCATCACTTTTCTTAGGACTCATATGTGTTGATAAGCTATTTCTCATGGATCGAAATCTCTATACAAAGGGTTAATCAAATCTTTAGGTAGAGGAACTTGATCGGCTGCAAGCCGCAACAATCCTAACAGTAAAGGCATGGTTTTCTCTTCGCCATGATTTCTTAATAACCATGCTCTTACATCTTTACCAATCTGAACACGTAGAACTGGATTATCTACTAGCCTAAGCAAAGCCGCAAATACCTCATGGGGCTGACTGACATTAATCATTGGTGCAACATCTCCAGCATAGAGAGGAGTATATTGTTCTTCTCTTAACTTGATTAAGATTGGCTTCCCGATAGATGCTGCTTCTAGACCTGTTGCTCCGTAATAACCATAGACGAATTGATCTAGCACAATATCACAAGAACGGTAGTAATCAATTAAACGCTTTTTTCCAACAGGTGGTAGCAAAATAAATTGATTTTTCATGTCTAAATCTGCAATCTTTTTTTGAAAATCTGGAAGACTATTACCCCATGCCAAAAAAATAAAGCGCAGTTCTGGGCGCATTTTTGCTGCATTCACTAAAGCTTGAAAAAGTTCATCACTCTGCCCTTTAACTTTTGTATCCAGTCTTGAAGTTGCCAGCACAAAGATCCCTTCTCCATAAGTTGTTTCCCATGTTTTACGAGCTTGTCCCTCCCCTGGTGAGTAAATGGAGGCATCCATCGGATAAGGCAAATAAATGCCATTGGTCAACCCCAAACGACGACAATGCCCAATAGCGTGGGGATTACTGATCATCAGAAATCTAGCCGCATTAAATGAGAGACTCATCAGCTTTCCTAAATCATCAGGTTTACCGCAATCATACTGAAGGTCTCCGCCAACGGAGAAAGCACAATAGGGTTTTCCGCTGGCATAAGCAGGTAATGGATTACTCGCCGCATAGATGACATCATAATCAGACAGAGCTTTGGCAGTAGCAAAGTATGGGTAAAAGCCATCATAAGCCAGTAAGATTTCATGTCGAAGAGTTCTAGATTTAGACATCAAGTGGAGCAACGGGATTCGAGATCCCAAACAAAAATCTCTAAATGCACTATACAACTCAGATCCTTCCATCGGCACAGAAAAACTAGGCACTTGAACTTGAATATCTGGATATGTTTTAAGGAAGTTATCCCCATCCATCAAATCAGGGAATTCTCCATTAAACTCCTCCCACTCAGGCAAGTTTACGGCGCTAGTGTCCATCGGATTAGGAAACAAACCAACTGATGCGCCATACTTCTGTGCGAGCTTTGCCCATTTGTATGTGTTTTGCGCCATATTTACGGCAAAAGCACATTTAAGAGGCTCAGGATGAGTATCTAAATAGTCAAGGGTAAATCTCCAAACATCGGTGGAATAAGTCCGAAACTTACTGATATTCTCATGCGTGAGATAGGGGTTATCCCATGGATGATGATCAATGTTAGGCGTAAAATTTTTAGAGTTTTGGAAAGGCTCAAAAAATCCCTTAAATCTAAGAAGATTAGTTTCTAACTCTATTCTTTTAGTTTCCAATTCTCGTCTTTCAGCCTCTATAGTTTTTTGTTTTTGCTCTAGCTCAATCCAGTATTTTAGTTTGTTTCCAATAAATGGAAGTGATGGAGCTAATTTTTTGATAAAAATTTTCATTCTTACAATTTCCCGTTGAGGCTTTATTTAGTGAGATTGTGTATAGAGGTATCTAAATGAATCTGCTTAGACCATGAAGGTAATATTTTCGTTTGCCACCCATCCTTTGTAAGATAGCGAATTGCCAAATTTTGGACTAATTGATTTGACTTCAGTAAAAATCCTTGATCTGTAGATTCAAGATGTATACTATCCAACATATATAACCAGTCAAGATAGCTATCTAAACCAAGAGCAATCCAACCAGCGCGTTGAGAAAGCAATATAACTGCTTTGTGTAGATCGCCAGTACTATCTACATTTTGAGGATGTAAATTGAATACTAAGACACCCGACACAGAAGATTCGATTTGGCGTGCCAATTGATTTATTCTCTTTGCCGCCTGTTTTTCTGTCCAGTTAAGCGCAAAAATTATACCGTCTCCAAATGCTGTGAGGAGACTATAGTGATTCGACCATCTTCCATCAGGGCTTTTTATTCTCATTGGCAAAAGAGAACCATTCATTACCGTCCCATCTGCTTTGGAGTAGTTAACACTTAAGCCAATATCGTTTTCTTCCCATGCTTTTAGATGTCCGATATAGCCTTTGTGAAGATATCCATGATTACGCAGAGTCCGTATTGGCTTGCCTGATAACTGGCGAATAAAATTTGCTTGTTCAGTACATAGCTGATCATATTGTTCAGGATGCTCTAAAGCATCAGGATGCAAGCCAATTTCTACATTACTTGGCATTTTGGTTAGAGTCTCTTGGGTATGTCTTGTCTGCGGAACCAATAAATAAGTGATTGGGCAATTACCGATCATCTTTAACTGTTGATCATATTTCTCTAAAAAAGCTTGATCGTCATCTCCAGTGAGAATAACAGTACCCTTAGCGCCATTGGGCAAGATTTCAATGAGGGGGCAACCACTCAGTTTAGAGAAGGTTTCGGCCAAGAAAAAACCTAGATAATCAGCCCAAGGATAAGTAGAATATTTGGGATGTATCTGATCTTCAAACAAGTAGTTAGCTCGTTCATGAGCAAACCCAAAACCGCCTTTTGTCGCAGTCTCAATAACTTTGCTAGGATCTCCTTGTCGATGCCGAATAATCTCTTCTTCTACATTTAAACCAATCAAAAGAATTTTTTTGTTTTCGTGCTTTAACCATGCGATCACAGCCTGTCCTTTCTCATTTACCCAAACAGGCTCTATGTTCTCTCCCACAAAAGTAATATGCGGTAATAGAGCATGATAGATAGGCTTAATAGACTTAAACGGATTCCAAGCTTTTTTTACTTGAGATAGATAGAATATCTCTTTCTCTAAATTCAATGAAATTTGCACCCCAAAATCTGACAAATCTGACTTCTCAGACACAAAAACTACATCTGTTTGAATACCAAGTAGAAAATCATTAGTACTGATTTGAAAAGGAAGAGTGATCAGCCCATAGGAACGAAGAATTATTTTAATACTTGTTTCGTTCTGATTGCCAAGAAATATGGTTTTCTCCGAATGTTTTTTTTCTGTTTTATTTAATTCGTTTATCACTGTCTCTTTAGGTTTACACAACAATTCGATTTCTTTTATGCCATTTTGTATATATTTTTCTGGTTTACAGAAATAACTACCCTCAATAATTGTAGTGTTACGTCCACCAAACTTTTTTTTAAATCGAGAAACTTTTTCTGCGGGACTGTCTTTAGGGATTTCTGGAAAATAAGGGCCAAGCCTATAAGTGTGATGACCTTCTGAATTTGCCCATTTAATTACTGACCAGTGCATGAAATCATTGACACGCAAAGAAAGAAAAGAAGGATCGGATACCCCAGCGATGAAGCTGATAGAACCTTTATCTATCAGTAGCAATAATGCCCCAATTCGCTGACCTTGATATAATGCGAAAAGCATTACACATTGTCCTTTTGGATAAAATTGATCAAAGATGGTTTTGAAATAATCAATTGAAGGTAATACTTCTCCAGTACGTTCAGACGATAGTTGGGCGATTTTGTAGTAGGAGTCTATGTGACTAGGAGCATCAGCAAACTCGATTTCTAGTCCATTTTTGATCGCTTTTTTAACTGCTCTTTGACAAGAATCCTGTAAGCCTTGAAATAATTCTTCTGTACTAGCATTTTTTAGATGAACTATCTGATCTGCACTGCAACTTCTCATCCCTGGCACAGGGATGAAACCAGTTTCCGTAAAATGCAACCCCAAATAAAAACCATCTTCATACACCCAAAAGGGGATTTCTTCTCGTTGAGCAGACAGATTTCTTGGTGCTAAATTATGAGAATTTAATTGAATGCGATCGACATCAATTTGAGAAGCTAATCGTTTAATATGATCCATGGCTAGTTTACGAGCTAACTTAACCTGCTTTGGAGAGAGATTATTTAAAAGTGCGAGTCCCGTATGCCTATGAATACCACTATCAAGCAACCGTTCAAACCCCAAATCATGGAAATATAATGGCTGGATTCCGATCAGTTCGCCACAATCAGAAAGAATCGCAAATGAGTAATTAGATTGAATAAAGAAATTCTCTTCAATCTTTATCCACTCATACCTGTGAAATAACCAAGCGTCATCAGATAGATCGCAAATATTATTCCATTCAACTTGTGAGACTTCAATGTAGCTTACGATCTTCATAAATAATTAGGTAAAAAGGCTTAGATTGATTTAGTGTAAATTACATTGAAACGATAACCAAAATAGGGATTTAAAGGATGAATATCTAGTATTTCTGTTGATGCACCTAACTTATTGCCAAAATCCTGAAAATCCGATTTCTGAAAAGTGTAGCAAATAATCTGAGGCTCAATTTTTTTGATTCTCTTGTAGTACCAAAGTTGTGATTTTGTTAAAAAATTCTCCTGTTTCTGTCGAGGGGCAAGCGTTCCAAATTGACTGTCTAATTTCTTTTGTAGATCTTGATGAATCTTTGCTTGTATATCTGTATCTCCCACTGATTCAGGAACAGAACCAATCATTATTTGTCCATTGGGCTTAAGCACTCGCCACATTTGCCTAAGCATATTAGATGCATAGTCTACACTTGGAAAATTATTAAACACGTCATAACAAATTACGCGATCAAAAGAATCTGAAGCAAAGAGCAACTTTTCACCATCAGCATACTGAAAAGTTGCATTTGTCAATTGAAGACGCTTTGCTACGGAGATTGCAACTTCAGAAATATCGACTCCCGTGTATTTATCAACTTTCTCAGCCAGTCCATTAGCAAGAAACCCAGCAGCACAACCTACTTCTAATAAAGATTGACTAGGTGAAAGTTGAAGCTGAGTTGTTATACAAGAAATAAGATCATCATATATAAGAGGGTTAGTCCACAAACGAGGCTCTTTTGCACTTACATAACATAAATCTTCTAATGTTGGTATGCCTTCGATAGTTGAAGCTCTTTGAGAAAAGAATAAGCTCGCAGCTTTCTTAAAGTTAATAGTAATCATGAATATTATTTATTTACAATAGGTATAATTAAGCTCAGCAAATTTGATGTCTGGTTCGTACGTATACATATGCCCAGCTTTATTTTTTTGCTTCACGGAGAATCGTACAACTTTTTCTACATAAAATAATATGTCTTCTTTAATAACAATAGGATTTTTCTTAGTGATTAAAGAGCAGCTAATAAAGTAGTCTCCCTGCCCTAATTTCAAGTTGGGAATTGTGAATTCAAACTCACCACTCCCAGACAATGGATTGCCATTGTTTAAGAAAATATCATCATACCAAGTTGCGTAACCTGTAATACCATTACTAACTGTACTATCAACTCTAAACGTTGCGGCGATTTTGCTTTCAGAGCAATCTCCTTCCCATTTAAAACGAATCTTTAGTGTTTCTCCATTCTCAAACAAGTAAGTTTCTAATCCAAAATCATTAAGTAAATCTACTCTCGTAATCCTTAAATTACTATTTTCAAGTACATATTTGCCAGTTTCTAGGACTAACAAGTTTGTATTGTTAGACTCACACTCTATACGATTATTATCTTCAACCAGCTTCCATACACTGTATTCATATGCTTTTGTAACGTTCTGAGCATCTCCGATCGCTTGAATTTTCGCCTTGTCCAGCCATATAGCTTGATTACATAACTCAGCAATTAGCCCTGCTGAATGGCTGACAAAGAAAACCGTAGCACCACTTTCACAAATATCACGAATTTTCTGCATACATTTTCTGACAAAGTATGCGTCACCAGCAGCTAGAGCCTCATCTACGATAAAAATATCTGGCTCAATGCTTATTGCTGTTGAAAAGGTTAAGCGTGCTTGCATTCCACTAGAGTATGTTTTAAAAGGCTGATCAATAACATTACTCAGCTCGCTAAATTCAATTATCGAATCAATCCTTTTATCAATATCAACGTCAGTCATCCCCAAACATATTAAGCCCATACGAATGTTTTCACGCCCTGTATAATCTGGCTGAAAGCCTGTACCAAGCTCAAGAATTGCCGACACCTTACCATTGATCTCAATTTCACCAGAGGTCTTGTCTAGAGTGCCTGCCAAAATCTTAAGAATCGTGCTTTTCCCTGCTCCATTTGGACCAATAATACCAACAACTTCCCCTCTCTTTATTTCAAATGAGATATTCTTCAAAGCCCAAAATTCTTGATGTCGCTGCTTTCCAGTTATAAGCTCTAATAACATGTCAGAGGGCTTAGAATAAACTTTGTACATCTTTGAAAGATTAGTCACCTTAATGGCAACTTCTGATGATGCATTCGTCATAGTACATTTCCAAACATGACTTTTAAACGATTAAATAGTCTATAGCCCAGCGCAAAAACAAGGTGGCTGATTACAATATATACGACCCATGACCATGGATGCACAAACCTACCAAAATAGAGAGCATCTTGATAGCACCAAGTCATGTAACTAAATGGATTAAAATACAAAAACACTCTAAATAGTTCAGGAACCTGTTCGGGAAGATAAAAAATTGGCATGATGTAAATCCCCACAACAGTAAATACTTGCACAATATCTTTGATGTCGCGGAAATAAGTACCGATCGCAGCCAAAATATAAGACACACCTGCCATGCCAATCATTTGCACAAATACTAGCAAGGGCAAAAGTGCATAGGTAATAGGTAAGGTGGTATGCGTTGCCAAGACATATACAATCAAAATCGCAAAAAATATCCCTTGGGTAATCATCGATGCCAATACACTCTTTATTGGCAAAATCTCAATCGGGAAAACGACTTGTTTGACTAGGCTGGCATTACTTGTAATTACTGTGCTTGCTTTAGACATGCTCTCTTGCACAGCCATCCAAGGTATTAATCCTGAAAGTAAATAGGTTGTGTAATCAAGTGGCATTTCTCTTGTACCGCCGATTTTGATTTTGAACACAATGACGAAAACAAAAATGTAAACGCCAATTAAAACTAGTGGATGTATTACTGCCCAAAATAATCCAAAAAATTGCCCCTGATAGCGATCAGTAATTTCTCGCTTTGCCATCTCCCATGTCAAAGTCTTATAAGTAGTCAGAAGCCTAAAAACTTCCCGAAATGGTTGGAGATTTCCTGTAAATAGCGATCGCATAATCATCCTAAAAATTGCTCACACCAACTTTCTAAATTTAGTAAAGACCAAATCAAGAGACGGCGGTTTTGCTTGCCATCAAGATGCTGATCGATTAATGATTGTACAGACTTGTGATCTAAAAAATTATAAATCTCGGCTTTAGGATTACACAATCTCCGTCTGACATAATCTATGCTATCTCCTTTAAACCAACTAGCATCAGGTGCAGAAAAGCCTTGCTTTTCTCTATCTGTAACGCTATTAGGTATATATTTTGATATTACTTTTCTTAGCAATAACTTTCCATCTTTAGTTCTTTGAAAATATTTAGCAGTTTTATTACCAAGATCATTTTCATTAAGTTGAACTACTTCTGTAAGATTACCAAGTTTCAAATTAACAGGCATTCTCATAGCAAAATCAACCAAATCATTATCTAAAAAAGGCACCCTAGTTTCAAGTGAGTGCGCCATGCTTAGTTTATCTTCTATTGTTAGCAAGCCATGGAGAAAAGTTTTGGCTTCAAAATAGAGAGAACAGTTGACATAGTCTTCGGGACGAGTAAGCTGTTCTCTAGGTTGGCAAAAAACACCCTTGAAAATATCTTTAGTAGAAATATGCTTAACATTATCCCAAATTGGAGCAAGAACTGATTGGGTTTCACCATTCACTAAAAGACGTTGCCAAAACCCGTAGTATTTATCGATGTAATGTTCAAAATCATCATTAACTACTGCCCGATAGTAACGCCAAGGATAGCCAGCAAATAATTCATCACCGCCTGTACCAGCAAGGACAACTTTAACAAATTTGCTTGCTAACTGTGCTACATAAAAGTTGGGATAACTCTGACCAACCCTTGGTTCTTCTAAATGCCATGCAAGCCTTGGCATTACTCGCTCCATGTCACCTGCTTTGAGAACCATTTCATAGTGTTCTGTCTTAAATAAGTAAGACATGTACTCTGCTGACTCTCTCTCATCATAGTTAACTTCAATACCTGTAGCTGAATTGAGATCAAATCCGCAGGTGAAAGACTTTAAGTAGGGTAATTGTTGAGCAGCGATCGCTGTGATTGAACCACTGTCCATCCCACCACTAAGATATGCACCCAACTCCACATCACTTACTAGCTGTCGATTAACTGATTGACGGAATAAACGATCAAGTTCTTCAATATATTCCATCTCATTTTTAGGATTATCGGGTTCAATAAAGTGATAATCCCAATATTGATTGACTTTTAATCGTCTGCCTGACTCTCTTGATAACAACATTGATGTGCCAGGTGGCATTAGTTTGACATCTTGAAATAGGGTGCTGTCAGTAAAGAAATTTTGAAATGTAAGATATTCTAGTAATGCAGCTTGGTCAATGCTGGTACGATAGTTGGGGTTCGCTAAAATCGCTTTAATCTCAGAACCAAAAATAAATCTATTGCCTTGTGTCGTGTAGTATAAAGGCTTGATTCCATATCGATCGCGGGCAAGGAATACCTCTTGATTGTAGCGATCAAAAATTGCAAAAGCAAACATGCCATTAAGTCGATGAAGACATTTTTCGCCCCATGTTGCATAGGCATAAAGTAGTACTTCTGTATCCGTATGTGAATGGAAGTGACAACCAAGAGACTCTAGTTCAACCCTTAATTCATTAAAGTTATATATCTCGCCATTAAAACTGATTACAAATCTTCCACTAGCGGTAGACATTGGTTGATGACCCGCAGGGGACAAATCAATAATTGCTAAACGGCGATGTCCCAAACCTACGCAGCCTTCAATAAACTGACCTTCACCATCAGGTCCACGATGAGCGATCGCATCAGTCATTTTTTTTAAAATGACCGAAGAAGCTGGCTCACCATCAAAATGAAAAACTCCCGCAATTCCACACATTAGTTTTTTGCTGCTCTAACAACAATTTAGTTTTGATTGAATGTACATACATTAGACTTGTATCTTAAGTTCTTGAGATGGTGTGTATATCACTCTTCCAACTGACTCTCCATGAGCATCATAGGGCATAATGGTGACGTAATAGTTGCCAGACTCATTAAGAGTAATGCTTATATTCTCTTGTGGAGTTTTAACAAAAGCTATCTCATGAGGGGGCTCTTGATAAAGTAGTTCTAGCATTTGTGGCTTCCAGTTCAGATGATCATTGTTATAAAAACGCTTTAATTTTTTAGAGCTATTATCCCGCGCATAGTTCCATCCTCTTGTCTGTTTTGAAACATACACTTTATAACCAAGAAGATCATTGTCTATATCTTGAGCTGCAAACCATTCAAGATTTAATATGTTTTTGCCATCAGTATCAGCCGAAATCCAAATTTCTTTAAAATCGACACTCCCAGGTACATAAAATTCTTTAATATGACCTATTTTTCGCCGTTTATCAACAACTGGCTGGTAGAAGTTCCAACCATAAAATTTATTTTGTTCTTCCTCCTCATTTGCAATCTTGTTATAATATAAAGATAGTGATAAATCATAGTCAAAATAGAAATAAGAAGTGTAAGGATATGAAGTATGTCCCCTACTGGGAAGGCTAACTATTGATTCATAGTTATTAGGAATTGTGTCAGCTAGATATGGATTATGGCTCAGCTCAACAAATGAGGGAATATTCCCTTGAGAGTCGTATATCATTTTGTCTCCTCCTAAAA containing:
- the asnB gene encoding asparagine synthase (glutamine-hydrolyzing): MCGIAGVFHFDGEPASSVILKKMTDAIAHRGPDGEGQFIEGCVGLGHRRLAIIDLSPAGHQPMSTASGRFVISFNGEIYNFNELRVELESLGCHFHSHTDTEVLLYAYATWGEKCLHRLNGMFAFAIFDRYNQEVFLARDRYGIKPLYYTTQGNRFIFGSEIKAILANPNYRTSIDQAALLEYLTFQNFFTDSTLFQDVKLMPPGTSMLLSRESGRRLKVNQYWDYHFIEPDNPKNEMEYIEELDRLFRQSVNRQLVSDVELGAYLSGGMDSGSITAIAAQQLPYLKSFTCGFDLNSATGIEVNYDERESAEYMSYLFKTEHYEMVLKAGDMERVMPRLAWHLEEPRVGQSYPNFYVAQLASKFVKVVLAGTGGDELFAGYPWRYYRAVVNDDFEHYIDKYYGFWQRLLVNGETQSVLAPIWDNVKHISTKDIFKGVFCQPREQLTRPEDYVNCSLYFEAKTFLHGLLTIEDKLSMAHSLETRVPFLDNDLVDFAMRMPVNLKLGNLTEVVQLNENDLGNKTAKYFQRTKDGKLLLRKVISKYIPNSVTDREKQGFSAPDASWFKGDSIDYVRRRLCNPKAEIYNFLDHKSVQSLIDQHLDGKQNRRLLIWSLLNLESWCEQFLG